TATGCCACCAGGGCTGGGTGGGCGTGCCTTCCTGTGCGTAAAAGCGCCGAACAACCCCGTCGGCATCCATCGGCATCTGCGTGTGGCCCAGTGCGGCAGCTTCGCTGGCAAGACCCTTGAGCGGAGCGGTGGCGCCGTTCTGCGCGGCGCGTGTGACGGGCAGCACCACATTGCCGCTTTTTTTCAGTGCTTGCTGCAGCAGCAGATCGTCGCCGGGGTAGTCCAGGTCTTCCTCGCTGAAGACCACATCCATGCCGATGGCGCGAGGCTTGCCCTGCTCGATGCGATCCAGCAAGGCCGCATGCAGTGCGCGGCGCCAGGGCCAGCGGCCTATGCTGGCGATGCTGTCATCGTCGATGGCCACAATGACGACCTCGGGCGAGGCCGGACGCTGGTGCAGCCAGACCGAGGTGTCCTGAAGAATGCCGTTGATGCGCGGTAGCTGGCCCGGGCCGCTGAGCCACCAGGTCAGGCCGAGCAGGAAGGCGCTGAGCAGCAGCCAGCTCAGGCGCAGATTCTGCAAGCGGCTTTTGCGCGGGCTGGGAGCTTCAACCATGTAGATGGTCCGGGTTGATGCTCATCAAACCATAGCTGCTAGCACTTGGCAGATATGAATTTGAGGAATGAATCCTTTGGAATATCATGAAGTACAAGCGCTGGCAGCTATTGTTTTTACTGGCGCATCAGACGCAGGCCATCGCCGGAAGTCAGTGTCTGTCCTTCGGAGGTGGTCACCCAGTTGCCGGTCTGGAACTGACGCGCGGCAGAGAGGTTGCTGCGCAGGCCGTTGGCATCCTCGACCTGCATCTGCAGATAGTAGGTGCCGGGGGGGGAGCTCCTGCGTGTTCCACTGCGGCTGGGTCACCCAGGTATCGACCAGGGGCGCGGCAAAACCGGCGTCGCTGGCCACCACGATGCGGTAGCGCTGGCCCTCTTCGCCTGTCCAGTGAATATGGCTGCTGCCCTCGCCGGGTGCGCCGCCGATCTGCAGTTCGGGCGATTGGGGGGGCAGGGCCAGCTTCATCTTTTGCGGGGCGGCGAAGGGGCCCGCATCCGGCTGGCCGTTGCCCAGCGTGCGGATGCTGCCCGCGCGCCACAGGTATTCGCCGACAGGCAGCCTGGCCAGCGCCTCGGCGGGCAGGGCGCAGTCCTTGAGCTCGCCGGCATCGATGAGGGGCTGGGCAAAGCTGCCGTTCGCCGCGACGACCTGGATACGGTAGGCCGAGGCTTCGGTCACCTGGGTGCACTTCAGGCCGTGCTGGCCCTGTCCGACGGTGGCGTCGGGGGCAGGCGACTCGTAGAGCGGAGGCACCGGATGGGCCTTCACGCGCAGCGCCTGCAGGCTGGGTTTGCCGGGAATGCCATTGGCATCGATGGCACGAATGGCGGCAATATAGCTGCCGTCCTCCACGCCCGTCAGGCGGGCCGGTGACTGGGTGAACAGGCCGCCGCGCACGATTTGCGTCAGATCCTTGTCCTGGGCCAGCAGCACCTGATAGCGCACGGCACCCGCCATGGCGGGCAGGGGCAGGCTGACCCAGCTGGCGTCTTCGACCAAGGCGGGCCAGGCCGCGATATCGGGAGCTGCCAGCATGGCCGTTGGCTTGCCGAGCTGGCCGTCGGCGGACACGGACAGGCCTTGACCGGGCTTGAGCAGGGCCGAGGGCTGGCCCGTATGCACGGCGACCGAGCCTTCGTCGACGGCAGCAGCCGTGCGGCCCTGCCCATCGCTCCACACCAGAAACCGGGTGCCGCGCACGCTGGTCGAGGCTGCCTGGGTGCGCACTTCGAAGCGGCGCTCGCCATTGGCTTGCCTGGGCACGTTGGCTTCGATAGCGCCCTCGCGCAGATCGATGACGGACTGCAGGCTGCCGGCACGGCCTTTGCGGCGCATCTGGCGCAGCTCGACATCGGACTCCGACTGCACGCGCACCAGTGAGCCATCGGCCAGGCGCACGGAGACAAAGGCGTTGGCGGGAACCTGGAGCGAATCGCCTTCCTGCAGCAGCTGGCCTTTTTGCACGGGCTGGGTCGGAACTTTGGCCGAGTCGGCGAGATGGTCGAGCGAGCGGGTGCTTTGCACATCGCCCTGCACAAATTCCACGGAGGCCATTGCCGCGCGCAGCAGGCGGGTGGGAATTTCCAGCACCGAGCCGGGGCGCAGGCGCAGCGGGTCCAGCACCTTGTTATGGCTTTGCAGCGCCGTCCAGCGCTTGTGGTCGCCCAGATAGCGGGCCGCCAGCACCTCCAGCGTATCTCCGCTCACCACGCGGTGGGCTATGGCATCGCTGGCGCGTGGCGTGATCTGGGCGTGGGCGACACCTGTCGCCGTCATCCCCCCGAACACCACCCAGAGCATGCCGGCGCCCAGCATGGGCAAAGGGGTGCGGGTGGAGCGGAGGGCGGGGCGTAAAGCAGGCATTTGAGGGTCAGGGGTATAGGGGCTGCTCAAACTCAAGCAGCCGGGGTTGCGGGCTCCGCGGTTTCGGGGGCATCCAGGCGGTAACCATAGCCATAAACGGCCGAGATGGCATAGGGCTGGCCAGCGCGCAGATTCAGCAGATTGCGCAGGCGCGAGACATGGGTGTCCAGCGAGCGCGACTGCACCTCGGCGTTATGGCCCCAGACGACTTCGCGCAGATGATCGCGCGAGAGCAATCGGCCCTGGTTCTGGAACAGCGTCAGCGCCAGCGTGTATTCACGGTGCGTGACCTCCACGGGCTTGCCTTGCATCTCAATGCCGTTGGTGGTGGTGAGAAACCGGTAGGGGCCGAAGTCCAGCACGCTTTGTGCCGTCAGCGGATAGGCGCGGCGCAGCAGTGCGGAGATGCGTGCGCGCAGCTCGCCCGCGCGGATGGGCTTGATCATGAAGTCATCGGCACCGCTGGCCAGGCCTTCGACAATGTCGGCCTCTTCGCTGCGGTGGGTCACGAAGATGATCGGCACTTCCTTGCTGATCTGCTCGCGCACCCAGCGCACGATGTCCGGCCCGCTGCTATCGGGCAGTTCCCAGTCGACAAGCAGCAGATCGAAGCTCTCACGCCGCAGGGCCTGCTGAAGGGCCGCCCCCTTGAGGTAAGAGTGACAGCTGTGCCCGGCTTCCGTCGCGACTTGTTGCAACAGTTCCAGTTGTAGTGGATCGTCATCCAGGGCCGCAATGCGCATCGGTCGTTCCTTTAGTGCGAAGGATTAAATCCGCGCTGCCTGTTGAATGCGCAGGCAGCGTCCCATAGGGGGTGAGGAGCTATTGCTCGGCGGCCTCACGCAGTTGTTCCAGAGCCTGGATCACCTGGTCGTCGCTGACGTCGGCCAGCGTCTGCAGGCGCGGCTTGAGGCCGGCCAGAGCCGTTGCGCCTTCGCGCTGCAGCTGGGCAATGCTCTGGCCCGCTTCCTTGGGCGCTGCAAAGCCAAGGCTTTGCAGCAGCAACTGGCCGTCAGCAGCCACCAGCTTGAAGTAGAACTGGCCGTCCGTCTCGCGATACTGCTTGAACTGGGGCAGCGCCGTCTTGGCAACCTTGGCCTTGGCCTTGCTGGCCTGCGCCAGATTGCGGATGCCCACGGCGGCGCGCAGCTGCTGCAGCAAAGGAGTCGCCAGCTTGCGGGCCTTGACCGCGCCGGCCTGAAGAATCTCTTCCAGCTCGGCGGGATGGGCAATCAGGTATTCGTAGCGCTCGCGCATGGGGGCGATTTCGCGGTCGATGCGCTCGAACAGGATCTGCTTGGCATCGCCCCAGGCAATGCCTTCGGCATATTGCTGGCGCAGTGCGGCACTTTCCTCTTCGCTGGCAAAGCCCTGGTAGATCTGGAACAGGGCCGAGCCCTCGACTTCCTTGGCTTCGCCGGGAGCACGCGAGTCTGTGGTGATGCTGTTGATGAGCTTCCTCAGCTGCTCGCGTGGTGCGAACAGCGGAATCGTGTTGTTGTAGCTCTTGCTCATCTTGCGGCCGTCAAGGCCGGGCAGGGTGGCGACGGATTCCTCCACCACGGCTTCGGGCAGGGTGAAGTACTCACTGCCGTAGATGTGGTTGAAGCTGGACGCCATATCGCGCGCCATCTCCAGATGCTGGACCTGGTCGCGGCCCACAGGAACCTTGCTGGCGTTGAAGATCAGGATGTCGGCACCCATGAGCACGGGGTACATGAAGAGACCGGCGGTCACGCCGTCGTCAGGTTCGGTGCCGGATGCATTGTTCTTGTCCACCGCCGCCTTGTAGGCATGGGCGCGGTTGAGCAGCCCCTTGCCGGTCACGCAGGTCAGGAACCAGGTCAGTTCCGGAATCTCGGGGATGTCCGACTGGCGGTAGAAGGTCACATGCTCGGGGTCCAGGCCCGCGGCCAGCCAGCTGGCGGCAATCTCGATGGTCGAGCGCTGCACGCGCTCGGGGTCCTGGCACTTGATGAGGGCGTGGTAGTCGGCCAGAAAGTAGAAGTTCTCCACATTCTTGTCGCGGCTGGCCTCGATGGCCGGGCGCATCATGCCTGCGTAGTTGCCCAGATGCGGGGTACCGCTGGGGGTGATGCCGGTCAGAAAACGGGTGGTGCTCATAGGGATCAACAACAGATATCAGTAGCAGACCAGGCGCTGGGTTCAGCGCAGCAAGGCCATGAAGGGGTAGAGGATCAGATCGATGGCCGAGTAGCCCAGGCTCATCAGCGGGCGCAGCCAGAAGCTGCCGACCACGCCGGCGATCACCAATGCCATGACGATGAAAAAGCCATAGGGCTCGATGCGCGCCAGCACCTGCGCCTGCTTCCAGGGCAGCAGGCCGACCAGGATGCGGCCGCCGTCCAGAGGTGGCAGCGGAAACAGATTGAAGGCCCACATCACCAGATTGACCAGGATGCCGGCACGGCACATCTCCAGGAAAAAGCGCTCCTGCAGACCTGTGCCTACCAGCACGATCAGCAGCAGGCCCCAGAACACGGCCTGCACGAAATTGGAGGCCGGGCCGGCCAGCGCGACCCAGATCATGTCGCGCTTGGGGTGGCGCAGATGGTCGAAGCGCACGGGCACGGGCTTGGCGTAGCCGAAAAGAAACGCGCCCGAAGTCGCGAAATACAGCAGCAGCGGCATCAGGATGGTGCCGATGGGGTCGATATGCTTGATGGGGTTGAGCGTGATGCGCCCCATCATGGCTGCGGTGTTGTCGCCAAAGTGACGCGCAGCATAGCCGTGCGCCGCCTCATGAATGGTGATGGCGAACAGCACGGGCAGTGCGTAGATCAGTACGGTTTGTATGAGTTCAGTGGGTTCCACGCGCTGATTGTCTCAGACGCCGCGTCAAGCTGCCATGTTGTGCCGGGACAAGCCGTGTGTGCTTGCAGAAATACGGGTTGCACATAGTTGTGTGGTAAACCAGATGTAGCAAAATGCAACTCGCGCAAATTCCCGGACATGGCCTGCTCGCAGGAACAGGTTGGTTCGGTTTGGCGACATCAACACATAACACGGCGTTCGGCAGGACAGGGCAAGGGGATCGATATGACGGTAAGCAAGCGACTGGTGATCGCATTTGTCAGCATCAGTGTTTTTGTGCTGGCTTTGATGGGAATTGCCTGGTCAGCAATGTCCGATGTGCTGGAGGTGCTCAAGGCGGGCTCGCTGACGGCGCAGCAGTCTGAGAGTCTGATGGCCGAGGTGGAGCGTTCGCGCTGGTGGCTGCTGGCACTGGGGGCCTGGGTCTGCATTTCCTGCGCCTGGTCCTGGGTCAGCCTGCGCCGACGCATCGTCGCGCCCCTGCAGGAGGCGATCCTGATTGCCGAGACCGTGGCGGCAGGGGACCTGAGCAAGGAGTTCTCTTCCAATGCCGAAGGCGAGTTCGGACGTTTGCTGACGGCGCTGAGCACCATGGAAGACACGCTGACCGAACTGGTGGGCCGTATCAAGCAGTCGACCGACTCGCTGGCCGTGTCGGCCTACGAGATTGATGCAGGCAACATCAATCTCTCCAGCCGTACCGAGCAGCAGGTCAGCGCGCTGACCGAAACTGCTGCCAGCATGGAGCAGCTCACCGTCACCGTGCGCCAGAATGCCGAGCGTGCCCATTCGGCCAGTTCCCTGGCCGTCACGGCTTCGGCCACGGCCGGGCGCGGTGGTGATGTGGTGGATCAGGTGGTTCACACCATGGACGCCATCAGCAGCAGCTCGCGCAAGATTGTGGACATCATTCAGGTGATCGAAGGCATTGCCTTCCAGACCAATATCCTGGCGCTCAACGCGGCCGTGGAAGCGGCGCGTGCCGGCGAGCAGGGACGCGGCTTCGCCGTGGTGGCCAGCGAGGTGCGCTCGCTGGCGCAGCGCAGTGCCGAGGCGGCCAAGCAGATCAAGGAGCTGATCACGGCCAGCGTGACCCAGGTCGAGAGCGGCTCGGGTCTGGTGGGCCAGGCCGGCAGCACCATGAAGGAGATCATGCAGTCCGTGGGCCAGGTCACCGGCTTGCTGAGTGAGATATCGGGCGCGCTGCAGCAGCAAAGCGAGGGCATTGCCCATGTGAATACGGCCGTGGCCCATATGGACAGCACCAATCAGGAGAATGCAGCCCTGGTCATGCAGGCGACGCAGGCCGCAGCGGCGCTCAATGCGCGCACGCAGGATCTGCAGCAGGCCGTGGGTGCCTTCAAGCTCGATGATGATGAGGCTCCGGGCCTGGCGCCTGCCGCCATGCCGGCGCCGCGCCGGGCTGCGACCGCTCAGGCTCAGCCAGCTCGCGCACCGGAGCTGGCCTACGAAGAGTTCTGATTCAGGACAGCTCGCGCAGACGCCCGTAGACGGCCATGGCTGTAAAGCCGCAGTGCAGGCAGATGGACGCCCCCAGCAGGACTCTGCGGCGCAGCATGGAGTCGCCCGCCTGTGCCGACAGGCCCGGAGAGACATGAAATGATTGGCATTTGCCATAGGCCCTGATCGCCCACGCCGTCCAGAGGGTGGCGAGGGCATAGATCAGCCATGACTGAGACGCCTGCCAGAACAGCACCGCCACCAGCACCGAGTAGGCGCACAAAAAGCCGATGAGCCAGGGCCAGTGGCGCTGAACAAAGTCTTGCGGCGGCTGTTTTTCCTGCATGAGGCCGCGCTTATTCGGGTTGCAGGCCGATGTCCTTCAGGCTGCCCATGCCCTGGCGCACCACGACAGGCGAATTGTTCAAGGCCATGGGCGTGAGGTCCAGCACCGTGGTGGGCTGCTGCGGGCAGGCGCCGGAGTCGACCACGGCATCCAGCTCATGGGGAAAGCGCTCCAGGATTGAATCGGCATCATTGAGCGGCTCGGTCTCGCCGGGCGCGATCAAGGTGGTGGCCAGCAAGGGCTCGCCCAGTTCTTCCAGCAGCAGTTGCAGGCCCTTGCGATCCGGCACGCGCAGGCCAATGGTCTTGCGCGAGGGGTGGCTCAGGCGCTTGGGCACTTCCTTGCTGGCTTCAAGAATAAAGGTGTAGGGGCCTGGTGTGGCCAGCTTGAGCAAGCGGTACTGGCGGTTGTCCACGCGGGCATAGTTGGCCAGCTCGGACAGATCGCGGCACAGCAGCGTCAGGTGGTGCTTGTCGTTGATCTGCCGGATGCGGCGCATGCGATCCACAGCGTTCTTGTCGTCCAGGTGGCAGACCAGGGCATAGCTGGAGTCGGTGGGAACGGCAAGAATGGCGCCCTTGCGCAGCATCTCCGCCGCCTGCTTGATGATGCGCGGCTGCGGGTTCTCTGGATAGACTTCAAAAACGGTGGTCATGCGGCTTCTCCCTGTTCTTTAGGACTTACGCAAACAAGAATGCAACAATGGCCCGCCTTTTGAGGCAGTCGCACGGCCTGAACCCGTTTTGCGTAAGTCGTGCTCTTTATGCACGCTGTATGCGGTCCTGCAGCAGCTCCCAGACCGGTGTGAGCTGGCTGGGTAGATAGGGCAACTGCCCCAGGTCTATCTGCGATTCATCGGGGCTGTGAAAGTCGCTGCCGCGCGAGGCTGCCAGGCCGAACTCCACAGCCAGATCGGCGTAGCTTGCATATTCATGCGGGCGGTGACTGCCTGTGACAACCTCCACGCCCTGGCCGCCGAGTTCCTTGAACTTGGAAAACAGTGCATATTCCTCGTTGCGGCTCAGGTCGTAGCGCGCCGGGTGGGCAATCACGGCCACGCCGCCGGCATCCACGATCCAGCGCACGGCATCATGCAGATTCGCCCAGACATGGGCGACATAGCCGGGCTTGCCTTCGGTCAGATAGCGTTTGAAGACCTCATAGGTATCGGCGCAGACCCCGGTCTCCACGAGAAAGCGTGCAAAGTGGGTGCGCGAGATCAGTTCGGGGTTGCCTGCATGGCGCAGCGCTCCTTCATAGGCGCCTGCAATGCCGGCCAGCTCCAGCTGCCTGGCCATTTCGCGGGCGCGCGGGCCGCGGCCATGGCGTGTGTCGTAGAGGCCTTGCGTGAGCGCGGCATCGTCGGCGTCAAAGCCCAGACCCACGATATGTACGCCGCAGCCCGAGAAGCTGACGGAAATTTCCGTGCCTGTCAGATAGTCCAGTCCTGCCGACTTCGCGGCGGCGGCCCGGTGCTGGCCGCCGACTTCGTCGTGGTCGGTCAGCGCCCACAGCTCCACTCCGCGCTCGGCCGCGCGCAGAGCCAGTTGCTCGGGCGTCAAGGTGCCGTCGGAGACGACGGAGTGACAGTGCAGATCGGCATTGAGATAGGTTTTGGGCACGGCCTCATTGTAGGCCGCTGCAGGCAATCATGACTTGGGTCATAGCACGAGCATGCTTGTGGCAGCGGCTTGTAACAAAGCTCAAATATGCCGCCCACATGCCGAAGAAGGATTGGCTACGGCGCTTGTGAGTTTTTGAATGCGTTAAGGCTGCCACGGTATTGCTTGATTTATTGAGATGGATAAAAAATGAAATTGAATCAGTTCTCGGTGTCACAAAAGCTGTGGGCTTTGGTGATTGGCCTGCTGGTGGGCTTGCTGCTGGTATCGGCAGGCAGTCTGATATACCTGGATCGCGTCTACGTGAGCATCTCCAAGGAGGCCACACGCACCCGGATGGCCGCCAACATCGCCAGCGAGTGGCGCCATCTGACCGAGCAAAGTGTGGATCGTTCCATCGTTGCTGCGATCTCTTCCGAAGAGAATCTGGTGGAGCAGCAGCGCAAGCTGATGAGCGACGGGATTGCGCATATCACCGAGCTGCAGAAAAAGCTCAACGAACTGGTCACCGACGAGGAATCGCGCAAGGTGCTGGATGAAGTCGCCGAGCGCAGGCGCGCGACGCTGGAGAGCAATGCCGCCGTGCAGGCCGCACGCAAGGACAATGACTTTGCAGCGGCCTTCGATCTGGTTGAAAAGCAGCTGCGTCCCAATGCCAAGGTCTACGTGGATGCGCAGCGCAAGTTCGTGCAACTGCAGGAGCAGCGCAGCCAGCGTGCGATTGCCGATGGCGAGGCACGCCAGTCTCAGGCCTATGTGGCTATCGGTCTGGTCTGCGGCCTGATCGTTCTGCTGGGTCTGGCGATGGCGGCTCTGATCCTGCGATCGATCATCGCTCCGTTGAATGAGGCGGTAGCTCTGGCCGACTCCATCGCTGCCGGCGATTTGACGGCGACCGTGCGCAATGACCGTCATGACGAACTGGGCCTGCTGCTCAAGTCCCTGAACGCCATGGCCGAGCGTCTGCGCTCCGTCGTCGGCCAGGTGCGTTCGGGCGTGGAGTCCGTCTCTTCGGCCTCGGGCCAGATTGCCACGGGCAACCAGGATCTGTCAGCACGTACCGAGCAGACGGCGGCCAATCTCGAGGAAACCGCAGCCAGCATGGAAGAGCTGACGGCCACCGTCACCCAGTCCGCCGACACTGCACGCCAGGCCAATCAGCTGGCCTCTACGGCTGCCCAGGCCGCCGAGCAAGGAGGCCGCGTGGTGCAGCAGGTGGTGCAGAGCATGGGCCAGATCACCGACAGCAGCCGCAAGATTGCCGACATCATCGGTGTGATCGACTCGATTGCCTTTCAGACCAATATCCTGGCCCTGAATGCGGCCGTGGAAGCGGCACGAGCCGGCGAGCAGGGCCGTGGCTTTGCCGTGGTGGCTGGCGAGGTGCGCAGCCTGGCGCAGCGCAGTGCCGAAGCCGCCAAGGAGATCAAGCAGCTCATCACCACCAGCGTGGACAATGTGCAGTCGGGCTCGCAGCAGGTGGAACTGGCGGGCCAGAGCATGAGCGAGATCGTGGCCAGCGTGCGCCGCGTCAGCGACCTGATCGGCGAGATCACGGCCTCGTCCACCGAGCAGCGCGACGGCATCAACCAGGTCAATCAGGCGGTGAGCAATCTGGACCAGATGACGCAGCAGAATGCGGCGCTGGTGGAGGAGTCCAGCGCGGCGGCGCTGTCCATGCAGGAGCAGGCGCGCCGCCTGGCCGAAGTGGTGTCCATCTTCAAGCTCGGTCATGAGACCAGTCATGCCAAGGTGGCTGCACCCCAGCGCCCGGCCAGCCGTGCCATGCCGGCCATGGCCCCGGTGAAGCAGACAGCCGCTGCAGCTCGGCCTGCGATCAGGAAAGCGCCTGCCGGCCCGGCTCCCTCGGCACTGAGCGCCAGCAAAGCCAAGCCTGCTGCGGACTCTGGCGATGGGGACTGGGAAACTTTCTAAATCAGCAAGTCGGCATCCGCTTGCAGGCCTGCCGCTTCTGACAGGAAGCGGCGGGCCTTTTCCGGGTGCCGCGTGAAACGGACAGCCGTCGCGTCCGCAGTGGCGGCCTCCCTGGCTGGAGCGGAGATCAGAAGCCCATGTTGCCGGCACCGCCCTCGAAGTCCTGCGCGGCTTCCACCAGAAACTGCACCTTGCGTTCACCGCGCCATTCGTTGATGTCCAGGCGATAGGCCAGGGTGGTGCGCGCGGGCAGCGGGTCGGTGTGGTTGAACCAGATGCCGTCGATCTTGGAGCCATGGTGCAGCAGCTCCAGCTTCAGATGCTTTTCGCCGACCAGGCGCTGCGAGGTGATTTCCAGCTCTTCGCTGAAAGTCGGCGCGGCAAAGCCCTGGCCCCAGACGGCCAGCTGCATTTGTTCGATCAGGCCGGTGTCCAGCCACTGGGGCGAAAGCGGCCCGTCGGTCTCCAGCCTGCGCGTCAGCGTCGCGGCATCCAGCCACTCCCTGGCGACCTGGGCAAAAGCCTTTTCGAACTCGTCAAAGTGCGCTTCCGTGATGGTGCAGCCTGCTGCCATGGCGTGACCGCCAAAACGCAGTATCAGACCGGGGTGGCGCTTGCTGACGAGGTCCAGCGCATCGCGTAGATGAAAGCCTGGAATGGAGCGGCCCGAGCCCTTGAGCTCATGCTCCTTGCCCGGAGCGCCACTGGCTGCAAAGACAAACGTGGGTCGGTGCAGCTTGTCCTTGATGCGCGAGGCCACCACACCGACCACGCCTTCGTGAAAGTCGGGGTCGAACACGCTGATGGCCGGTGGCGGCGTCATGCCGTCCTCGCACAGGCCTTCGGCCATGAGCAGGGCGTGCTCACGCATGCTGACTTCGATCTCGCGGCGCTCGCGGTTGATGCTGTCCAGCATGCGTGCCAGATTGTCGGCGCGGCTGACATCTTCCGTAGTCAGGCACTCGATGCCTATGGTCATGTCGGCAAGCCGTCCGGCGGCATTGATGCGCGGTCCCAGGGCAAAGCCGAAGTCGATGGTGGAGGCCATGTCGAAGCGGCGGCCCGATGCCTCGAACAGCGCGCGTATGCCGGGCTGCATGCTGCCTTTGCGAATCTGCTTGAGGCCCAGCGCCACCAGACGGCGGTTATTGGCATCGAGCTTGACCACATCGGCCACCGTGCCCAGCGCCACCAGGGGCAGCAATTGCTCCAGCCTGGGCTGGTTGTGGCGATCAAAGCGGCCGCGGTTGCGCAGCTCGGTGCGCAGGGCCAGCAGCACATAGAACATGACGCCCACGCCGGCCATGGACTTGCTTGCGAACTCGCAGCCAGGCTGGTTGGGGTTGACGATGGCGTCCGCTGGCGGCAGGTGGTCGCCCGGCAGATGGTGGTCGGTCACCACGACCGACATGCCCAGCTCCTTGGCTACGGCCACGCCTTCCACGCTGGCAATGCCGTTGTCCACGGTGATCAGCATGTCGGCGCCGGTCTCCTTGACGCGGCGCGAGATGGGGGCGGTCAGGCCGTAGCCGTCGACCACGCGGTCGGGCACGAGGTAGTCGGCATGGGTCGCGCCCAGCATGCGCAGGCCGCGCAGGCCCACGGCGCAGGCGGTTGCGCCATCGCAGTCGTAGTCGGCGACGATGCACAGGCGCTTTTGCGCGGCTATGGCATCGGCCAGCAGTTGCACGGCAGCATCGATGCCGCGCAGGCCCGAGGGTGGCAGCAGCCGGGCCGGGGCATCGTCCAGTTCGTCGGCCGAGCAGAC
This DNA window, taken from Comamonas testosteroni TK102, encodes the following:
- a CDS encoding response regulator transcription factor; amino-acid sequence: MRIAALDDDPLQLELLQQVATEAGHSCHSYLKGAALQQALRRESFDLLLVDWELPDSSGPDIVRWVREQISKEVPIIFVTHRSEEADIVEGLASGADDFMIKPIRAGELRARISALLRRAYPLTAQSVLDFGPYRFLTTTNGIEMQGKPVEVTHREYTLALTLFQNQGRLLSRDHLREVVWGHNAEVQSRSLDTHVSRLRNLLNLRAGQPYAISAVYGYGYRLDAPETAEPATPAA
- a CDS encoding tryptophan--tRNA ligase; the protein is MSTTRFLTGITPSGTPHLGNYAGMMRPAIEASRDKNVENFYFLADYHALIKCQDPERVQRSTIEIAASWLAAGLDPEHVTFYRQSDIPEIPELTWFLTCVTGKGLLNRAHAYKAAVDKNNASGTEPDDGVTAGLFMYPVLMGADILIFNASKVPVGRDQVQHLEMARDMASSFNHIYGSEYFTLPEAVVEESVATLPGLDGRKMSKSYNNTIPLFAPREQLRKLINSITTDSRAPGEAKEVEGSALFQIYQGFASEEESAALRQQYAEGIAWGDAKQILFERIDREIAPMRERYEYLIAHPAELEEILQAGAVKARKLATPLLQQLRAAVGIRNLAQASKAKAKVAKTALPQFKQYRETDGQFYFKLVAADGQLLLQSLGFAAPKEAGQSIAQLQREGATALAGLKPRLQTLADVSDDQVIQALEQLREAAEQ
- a CDS encoding site-2 protease family protein, translating into MEPTELIQTVLIYALPVLFAITIHEAAHGYAARHFGDNTAAMMGRITLNPIKHIDPIGTILMPLLLYFATSGAFLFGYAKPVPVRFDHLRHPKRDMIWVALAGPASNFVQAVFWGLLLIVLVGTGLQERFFLEMCRAGILVNLVMWAFNLFPLPPLDGGRILVGLLPWKQAQVLARIEPYGFFIVMALVIAGVVGSFWLRPLMSLGYSAIDLILYPFMALLR
- a CDS encoding methyl-accepting chemotaxis protein, yielding MTVSKRLVIAFVSISVFVLALMGIAWSAMSDVLEVLKAGSLTAQQSESLMAEVERSRWWLLALGAWVCISCAWSWVSLRRRIVAPLQEAILIAETVAAGDLSKEFSSNAEGEFGRLLTALSTMEDTLTELVGRIKQSTDSLAVSAYEIDAGNINLSSRTEQQVSALTETAASMEQLTVTVRQNAERAHSASSLAVTASATAGRGGDVVDQVVHTMDAISSSSRKIVDIIQVIEGIAFQTNILALNAAVEAARAGEQGRGFAVVASEVRSLAQRSAEAAKQIKELITASVTQVESGSGLVGQAGSTMKEIMQSVGQVTGLLSEISGALQQQSEGIAHVNTAVAHMDSTNQENAALVMQATQAAAALNARTQDLQQAVGAFKLDDDEAPGLAPAAMPAPRRAATAQAQPARAPELAYEEF
- a CDS encoding L-threonylcarbamoyladenylate synthase; the protein is MTTVFEVYPENPQPRIIKQAAEMLRKGAILAVPTDSSYALVCHLDDKNAVDRMRRIRQINDKHHLTLLCRDLSELANYARVDNRQYRLLKLATPGPYTFILEASKEVPKRLSHPSRKTIGLRVPDRKGLQLLLEELGEPLLATTLIAPGETEPLNDADSILERFPHELDAVVDSGACPQQPTTVLDLTPMALNNSPVVVRQGMGSLKDIGLQPE
- a CDS encoding 3',5'-nucleoside bisphosphate phosphatase; translated protein: MPKTYLNADLHCHSVVSDGTLTPEQLALRAAERGVELWALTDHDEVGGQHRAAAAKSAGLDYLTGTEISVSFSGCGVHIVGLGFDADDAALTQGLYDTRHGRGPRAREMARQLELAGIAGAYEGALRHAGNPELISRTHFARFLVETGVCADTYEVFKRYLTEGKPGYVAHVWANLHDAVRWIVDAGGVAVIAHPARYDLSRNEEYALFSKFKELGGQGVEVVTGSHRPHEYASYADLAVEFGLAASRGSDFHSPDESQIDLGQLPYLPSQLTPVWELLQDRIQRA
- a CDS encoding methyl-accepting chemotaxis protein, whose product is MKLNQFSVSQKLWALVIGLLVGLLLVSAGSLIYLDRVYVSISKEATRTRMAANIASEWRHLTEQSVDRSIVAAISSEENLVEQQRKLMSDGIAHITELQKKLNELVTDEESRKVLDEVAERRRATLESNAAVQAARKDNDFAAAFDLVEKQLRPNAKVYVDAQRKFVQLQEQRSQRAIADGEARQSQAYVAIGLVCGLIVLLGLAMAALILRSIIAPLNEAVALADSIAAGDLTATVRNDRHDELGLLLKSLNAMAERLRSVVGQVRSGVESVSSASGQIATGNQDLSARTEQTAANLEETAASMEELTATVTQSADTARQANQLASTAAQAAEQGGRVVQQVVQSMGQITDSSRKIADIIGVIDSIAFQTNILALNAAVEAARAGEQGRGFAVVAGEVRSLAQRSAEAAKEIKQLITTSVDNVQSGSQQVELAGQSMSEIVASVRRVSDLIGEITASSTEQRDGINQVNQAVSNLDQMTQQNAALVEESSAAALSMQEQARRLAEVVSIFKLGHETSHAKVAAPQRPASRAMPAMAPVKQTAAAARPAIRKAPAGPAPSALSASKAKPAADSGDGDWETF
- the recJ gene encoding single-stranded-DNA-specific exonuclease RecJ produces the protein MKIIPRSIPNDSVSALLQAKIHPLLAQLYAARGVCSADELDDAPARLLPPSGLRGIDAAVQLLADAIAAQKRLCIVADYDCDGATACAVGLRGLRMLGATHADYLVPDRVVDGYGLTAPISRRVKETGADMLITVDNGIASVEGVAVAKELGMSVVVTDHHLPGDHLPPADAIVNPNQPGCEFASKSMAGVGVMFYVLLALRTELRNRGRFDRHNQPRLEQLLPLVALGTVADVVKLDANNRRLVALGLKQIRKGSMQPGIRALFEASGRRFDMASTIDFGFALGPRINAAGRLADMTIGIECLTTEDVSRADNLARMLDSINRERREIEVSMREHALLMAEGLCEDGMTPPPAISVFDPDFHEGVVGVVASRIKDKLHRPTFVFAASGAPGKEHELKGSGRSIPGFHLRDALDLVSKRHPGLILRFGGHAMAAGCTITEAHFDEFEKAFAQVAREWLDAATLTRRLETDGPLSPQWLDTGLIEQMQLAVWGQGFAAPTFSEELEITSQRLVGEKHLKLELLHHGSKIDGIWFNHTDPLPARTTLAYRLDINEWRGERKVQFLVEAAQDFEGGAGNMGF